In the Arachis ipaensis cultivar K30076 chromosome B10, Araip1.1, whole genome shotgun sequence genome, one interval contains:
- the LOC107621295 gene encoding transcription factor DICHOTOMA-like, whose amino-acid sequence MFPSTTYSYSTGPYPCFPSSSSSYPLFPFLNPENNASSSSATTATNNNNNNLLHDPSLCVPYIPIPEALTNLATVVDNTSNLAASSSMPKQHDLNGGGGGGAHHHFGISSLLAKKPAAAKKDRHSKIYTAQGLRDRRVRLSIEIARKFFDLQDMLGFDKASNTLDWLFTKSKKAIKELARSKNHSASDEAEAGAGAGANNKSFASSSDCDEDDFEVLSRNNHHRHHQQGSDARERKLKSAQQKEASACNVRAKMKESREKARARARERTSNKMCNSIMGNSSSSSGKVLELKKRCPAPSENPHHLGGGEVSQTRDDFNVIEESIVIKRKLKQPSMMSSSHHHHHHHHQLNLPIPNNNNKEASFNNNSDNNYHPGNYTNLSPNWDNANGPASSANNRSNFCAIASMNLSTGLQIFGKSWEECTNPSRLH is encoded by the exons ATGTTTCCTTCCACTACTTACAGTTACAGCACTGGCCCTTACCCTTGCTtcccttcatcttcttcttcatatcCTCTTTTTCCTTTTCTGAACCCTGAGAAcaatgcttcttcttcttctgcaacaACCGCcactaacaacaacaacaataatctcCTTCATGATCCATCTCTCTGCGTTCCTTACATTCCAATCCCTGAAGCACTAACCAATTTGGCAACAGTTGTAGATAACACTAGTAATCTTGCTGCATCTTCATCAATGCCCAAACAACACGACCTCAACGGTGGCGGTGGCGGAGGTGCTCATCATCACTTCGGCATATCCAGTTTGCTCGCGAAGAAACCGGCGGCGGCGAAGAAAGATAGGCACAGCAAGATTTACACCGCTCAAGGGCTGAGGGACCGAAGGGTGAGGCTGTCGATCGAGATCGCGCGCAAGTTCTTCGATCTCCAAGACATGCTAGGGTTTGATAAGGCCAGCAACACGCTCGACTGGCTCTTCACCAAGTCCAAGAAAGCCATTAAGGAGCTTGCCAGGAGCAAGAACCACAGCGCCAGTGACGAAGCCGAAGCCGGTGCCGGTGCCGGTGCCAATAACAAGAGTTTCGCCTCGTCCTCTGACTGCGACGAAGATGACTTTGAAGTGCTTTCTAGAAACAACCACCACCGCCACCATCAACAAGG GTCAGATGCGAGGGAGAGGAAGCTGAAAAGTGCACAACAGAAAGAAGCAAGTGCTTGTAATGTGAGGGCAAAGATGAAGGAGTCAAGGGAGAAAGCAAGAGCAAGAGCAAGAGAAAGGACTAGTAACAAGATGTGTAACAGCATAATgggaaattcttcttcttcttccgggAAGGTTCTAGAATTGAAGAAAAGATGCCCTGCACCTAGTGAAAACCCTCACCACCTTGGTGGTGGCGAAGTTTCACAAACTAGAGATGACTTCAACGTTATTGAGGAATCCATTGTGATCAAGAGGAAGTTGAAGCAGCCATCTATGATGTCATCCTcgcatcaccatcaccatcaccaccaccaattAAACCTTCCCatccctaataataataataaggaagCAAGTTTCAACAACAACAGTGATAATAATTACCATCCTGGAAACTACACCAATTTGTCACCAAATTGGGATAATGCTAATGGACCAGCCTCATCAGCTAATAACCGCTCCAACTT